Proteins found in one Sorghum bicolor cultivar BTx623 chromosome 1, Sorghum_bicolor_NCBIv3, whole genome shotgun sequence genomic segment:
- the LOC8071394 gene encoding uncharacterized protein LOC8071394, which produces MQNDGGVHNNCFNLDCGGFHVQPSPYALGGAWNGVSQLGGDRFTIPDPTEEKWWVSVKGHDIGYYPESVFDTRFPEAFYVEMGGRVLNTRPGGKHTTTPMGSGMPPCAGWRFAAEAGSYYAVNYNGVISNDWADRTVVTTPGCYDAKPRGFDKNKGGYFVLFGGPGGIYCDK; this is translated from the exons ATGCAGAACGATGGTGGAGTACACAACAACTGCTTCAACCTTGATTGTGGAGGATTCCACGTTCAACCAAGCCCGTACGCGCTTGGAGGCGCATGGAACGGTGTCTCGCAGCTTGGAGGCGACAGATTCACCATACCG GATCCTACGGAAGAGAAGTGGTGGGTGTCGGTGAAGGGGCACGACATCGGGTACTACCCCGAGAGCGTGTTCGACACTCGGTTCCCGGAGGCGTTCTACGTGGAGATGGGTGGGCGAGTGCTCAACACCAGGCCCGGCGGCAAGCACACCACTACGCCCATGGGCAGCGGCATGCCGCCGTGCGCCGGCTGGCGGTTCGCCGCCGAAGCCGGCAGCTACTACGCCGTCAACTACAACGGGGTGATATCTAACGACTGGGCCGACCGGACCGTGGTCACGACGCCGGGCTGCTACGATGCCAAACCCCGGGGCTTTGACAAGAATAAGGGTGGCTACTTCGTTCTCTTTGGAGGACCAGGAGGGATCTACTGCGACAAATAA